The stretch of DNA TGGCCTATGAGGATGTTGCATCCCCTCATAAGTAATGTTGCCTCGCTGGCATCCGCACCCCCGTTTTCCGGCAGACTGCCATCCAACATGGGGTTTGTCGTGACCTTGCGCTGAGTTCATATCTGCGTGGGGCGCGTCATAAGCAACCTTGGCTCCGCCTGTCCCCTTGAATTCAACAACGGTGCCTGTAACAGGATCCATTTTTGAGAACGATACGTTCTCGGGATTAGTCATTCCCGCACGTTCAAAAGCTTCTCGTCTAGCGGTATCAAAGTCCGGCGCATTGGAAACCGTAGCTAACCCAAGCGGATCAACCCAGCTAACCGGATTGGGCGCATATTGATATAGATTTATACCTCCTCTATATCCGATAGGATCCTTGCCAACAAACCTCCCCACCTCCGGATCGTAATACCGGTAGCGGTTGTAATGCAGCCCGGTTTCATGGTCATGGTACTGCCCCTGGAACCTGACCGGTGTGCGCAGTTCAGCACGTCCCTCTGACGCTTTCCGTATCGCCTCCTTCGCCACACCCCACGCGCGGTATTCCGCCGCCCACGCAATCTCGCTCCGTTCATCGGTCAGCTCCTGCGGCGTACCCAGGTGATCGCACTGGTACCACGCCAGGCTGTCAACGGACGGCGGCGCTGGCGGCGGGCTCCACAGCGGGTCCTCGTCCTGCCGGTAGTAGTCGCCGTACACCGGTTCATCGAGCAGCGCGATCGCCTCCTCACGCACCGCCTGCGCCACCGGCACAAAGCGGCCCGGCTCGTACACGTAGTGCGTGGTGCGCGCGCCCAGACCATCTTCGTCAGCAATCCGGCTCTCCCACGCCAGCGTGTCGCCATCCCAGCCGTACAGCGTGAAGCCGCACTGCAGTTCGCGGTTGCGCTTCACGCGCTCACTGCGGTTCCAGTGCGGCCCCGCCTCGCGGCGCGCCTGGTAGTGCGCCTGGCTGTGCTTCGAGAGTCTGCGGCCCAGCGCATCGTAGGTGTAGCTGACTTCGAGACGCCCGTCCCCGGCGTGCGTGAGCCGGTCGAACAGGTCCCAGGTGTAGCGGCAGGCCTCGCCGTTGCGCCAGCGCTGGGTCAGGTTGCCTCGCGCGTCGTACTGGTAGTGCGTGCCCGCGTACTGTTTGAGCAGGTTGTCCAGCGCCTTCGGCCGTGGCAGGTGCTCGCGGTCGGTCTCGCGTTGCGCTTGCGGGTCGACCAGGTTGCTGGCTGGATCGAAGGCGAAGGTCTCGTGGCCCAGCCGGCTCTGCGCTTCCAGCAGGCGGCCCACCGGGTCGTAGCGGTACGCCAGCTGGCCGCGGCGCGTGTCGTTGATGTCCGTGAGCTGGCCGCTGGCGTCGTAGCGGTAGCGGCGCACCAGCAGCCGCTCGCCGCCTGGCGTCTGTCCGGGCGGGCCCTGTTTGCCTGGTTGCGCCTCGCGCGCCAGCACCTGCCCGCTCAGGCGCCCCAGCGCATCCCACTGCTGCGTCTGCAGCAGGC from Paraburkholderia hayleyella encodes:
- a CDS encoding polymorphic toxin type 47 domain-containing protein; translation: MRVASVCPDGHRLDWLTYGAGHVHGLMHDGLTVVDFERDRQLGRPLVAVWQHEYDVLNQRIATLRPDGHRVSWLTYGSGHLLALQLDGHELASYERDDLHREVARLQGNRLLQTQQWDALGRLSGQVLAREAQPGKQGPPGQTPGGERLLVRRYRYDASGQLTDINDTRRGQLAYRYDPVGRLLEAQSRLGHETFAFDPASNLVDPQAQRETDREHLPRPKALDNLLKQYAGTHYQYDARGNLTQRWRNGEACRYTWDLFDRLTHAGDGRLEVSYTYDALGRRLSKHSQAHYQARREAGPHWNRSERVKRNRELQCGFTLYGWDGDTLAWESRIADEDGLGARTTHYVYEPGRFVPVAQAVREEAIALLDEPVYGDYYRQDEDPLWSPPPAPPSVDSLAWYQCDHLGTPQELTDERSEIAWAAEYRAWGVAKEAIRKASEGRAELRTPVRFQGQYHDHETGLHYNRYRYYDPEVGRFVGKDPIGYRGGINLYQYAPNPVSWVDPLGLATVSNAPDFDTARREAFERAGMTNPENVSFSKMDPVTGTVVEFKGTGGAKVAYDAPHADMNSAQGHDKPHVGWQSAGKRGCGCQRGNITYEGMQHPHRPDQKL